The DNA sequence ACAGAATTGACAAATATCGTAAAAGGGAGATGATATTTTTTCAAAAGAGGATACGCCTTTGTATAAACACTCCGATATCCGTCATCGATTGTGATTGAAACAGTTTTATCCGGCAGTTCTTTTTTCTGTAGCAAGTACTTGACGACTTTGGAAAACGGCCAGACAGTATAGTTGTTGTCTGCCAGGTATTGCATCTGTTGTGTAAATAGTTCCATAGATATACTCGTAGAGGGGTATCTGTTTTCATCAAACCGATGGTACTGCAAAACAACAGCATGGTTTTGGTGTGCCAAAAGAGAGCTTTGCAAAAGAAATACAGCAAGTAAATAGTGTGTCAATGTTTTCATGCTCTTATTATATCTTTATTTGATTTAGATAAAATTAGCGTATTATTTTTAAAGGCAGATTCTTATATGAACAATTATACAAAAAAACTTCTCTATCTTCTTCTGACATTTATAACGCTGATTGCCGGCTATGCCTATCTGCGTTATGCATATAAAGTGACAGACAGCACTCCTTTTACTCAGGAGATTGTCCTCATCATTCTTGGTACTATTGCAACAGTTTTCATAACCGCACTGCTGCTGAACAAACAGACAGAAGTTGAAATAGAAAAAGAACAGAATATCAAATTTCTTGATTTAAAAGCGGCAACCTACGAAAGACTTTTGGACTTGATGGAGAGCATGTCAGAACAGTCTCTTCTGACGGACAAAGAGATAACAAAACTGCGATTTGTGACACACAGACTTGCTATTTTTGCCTCACCTGCCGTTTTGAACGAATACAATAACTTTCTCAAAGTCATTTCAATACTTTCCAAAGACGGGACACTCAGCAACGATGACCAACAGTTGGGAGAAGCACTCGGCAAACTTACCATACAAATAAGATTTGATCTGCTCAATGAAAATCCTCATCAAAAGAGCTATACAGCAGAACAGATAAAAAGAATGATTAAAAAGAATTCTGACAGTTCATCGAGTATCAATATAGACTAGTCACCCCAATGCAGCTTTTCTTTTAACACATCAAAATAGTTGAATTCGTCTCTGTGAATGAGCTTGACTCTTTTTTTGGCCAGTTTTATATGTATGCTCTGCCCTATTTCGAGTTCATGCTTGTCCTGTCCGTCTATGATAAGCAATGCTTTGTCTTTTGGTGTTTTCATCTCTATGGAGAATTTCCCCGGTAAGACCACAGGTCTTTGTGTCAAAGAATGCGGACATATTGGAGTCAGGGCAAAAACATTTGTCAGAGGAAACAAAACGGGACCTCCTGCTGAAAGATTGTATGCGGTTGAGCCTGTCGGAGTAGCCACTATCACACCGTCACCATAATAGGTATTGAATGCTTTTGAATCAACCAGGGTCTCTACATGTATCATATTTGAAACGGAAGCCCGTGTGATAACAATGTCATTAAAAGCATAAAGGACAACTTCTTTGTTGTTTTGTATAAACTGGGCTTCCAAAATAGATCTTTCATCCACTCTGTAGTTGCCTGCAACCAGATTGGCAACAAACTCTTCTAATTCGTTGAGGTTGATATCCGCCAAAAATCCGAGAGAACCGGCATAAATGCCAAATATCGGCACATCATACCGAAAAGAGCGTCTGACAGTCGATATAAGTGTTCCGTCTCCTCCAAGCGTTACAAGAATATCGGAGTTTTCACACAGATATTCAAATTCCATCCCCATTACACCTATCATGCCCCCGCTGATACTGTCTATAATTACTTCTATGTTATGTTTGTTAAAAATTTTTTCAAGCTTAAAATAGCTCTCTTTGAGTTCAGGAGTGGACGGTCGTAAAACAACACCGATTTTTTTAATTGTATTTGTTTTCAAAATTGCTCATTTGTGTAATAATTTTGTTAATTATACTATATTTAGGTATAATCGCGAAAATTATTTATATAGGACTCTATATTTTGAGAACTCATTACTGTACAGATTTAAATGAAACAAATGTTGGAGAAGATGTCGTTCTTACCGGCTGGGCGAATAATTATCGTGACCATGGTGGAATTATTTTCATAGATTTGCGTGATAAAACAGGACTTATTCAGCTTACATGTGACCCTGAAGACTCTAAAGAAGCGCATAAAGTTGCAAACAATGTCCGTGATGAATATGTTTTAATAGTCAAAGGAACCGTTCGTCTTCGCGGAGAAGGTTTGACAAATCCCCGTTTGAAAACCGGTGCTATTGAAATTATTGTAAAAGAACTGATTATAGAAAACAAATCTGCTCCTACTCCTTTTGTCATTGGCGATAAAAATGTCGGTGAAGAGACAAGATTGAAATATCGTTACCTGGAACTTCGTGATCCTGATATGTATGAAGTTTTTCGCCTGCGTTCAAAAGCAGCGATTGCGGCAAGAAACATTTTGGATAAAAACGGATTTTTGGAAGTTGAAACACCGATTTTGACAAAATCGACTCCCGAAGGCGCCAGAGATTATTTGGTACCGTCTCGTGTGCACAATGGTGAGTTTTATGCCCTGCCACAGTCACCACAGCTTTTCAAACAGCTCTTGATGGTTGGCGGATTTGACAGATACTTTCAAATCGCAAAATGTTTCCGTGATGAAGACTTGCGGGCAGACCGTCAGCCTGAATTTACGCAGATAGATGTTGAGATGAGTTTTTGTAATCAAGAAGATGTTATGAAAATAGCCGAAGATCTGCTTGTGGCAATGTTTGATGCCTGTGGTGTTGAAATCAAGCCTCCTTTTAACCGTATTACATATAAAGACGCTATGGAATTATACGGCTCTGACAAACCGGATTTACGTTATGACCTTAAAATGGTAGATGTCATTGACATTTTTGAACGATGTGATAATGAAATATTTACAAATATTGCAAAAAAACCGCATGTTAACCGTATTAAAGCGCTCAAAGTTCCAGGTGCTGATCTGATATTTTCAAAACGCGAAATGAAATCTTTTGAAGAATACGTTCGCAAATTTGGTGCACATGGTCTTGGATATTTCCAGATGAAAGAAGACGGGCTTAAAGGTCCTCTGACCAAATTCTTCTCCGAAGAAGATATTGCGCTTATAATCGAGAGAACCGAACTTGAAGTCGGTGATGTTGTTTTCTTTGGTGCAGGTGACAAAAAAACGGTATGGGATTACATGGGAAGATTCAGAAATTTCATTGCCGAGCATGAAAAAATGAATCTGATAGACGAAAATGCTTTTGAATTTGTATGGGTTGTTGATTTTCCGATGTTTGAAGTTGAAGACGGTCGTGTAAAAGCGCTGCACCATCCGTTTACCATGCCAAAAGACACAGACAAAGATGATGTAGAAGAGATAGAGTCTATCGCTTATGACATCGTTTTAAACGGTACAGAACTTGGTGGCGGATCTATTCGTATACACAAAGAAGAGATACAGGAAGAGGTCTTTAAACTGCTTGGAATCGAAGAAGAAGAGGCGCAGGAAAAATTCGGTTTCCTGCTTGATGCTCTTAAATTCGGTGCACCTCCACACGGTGGTTTTGCTTTAGGATTTGACAGACTCATTATGCTTTTAACGAAAAAAACAAGTATTCGTGATGTTATTGCATTCCCTAAAACACAAAAAGCGTCCTGTTTGTTAACTAAAGCACCAAGTCCTGTTGACAATGCACAACTGCGTGACTTACACATACGCCTGCGTGAACAAACAAAGGCATAATATTATGTCGCACACAAAAAAACTCTTTCTTATTATCGGAGCTCCAGGCTCCGGTAAAACTACAGATGCTGAGCTCATAGCACAACACAACCCTGATATCACACACTACTCTACCGGTGATATGCTGCGAGCCGAAGTTGCCAGTGAGAGTGAACGGGGCAAAGAGATACACAGATATATCTCAAAAGGCGAAATTGTTCCTATAAATATCGTTATAGAGACGATCATCAATGCTATAAAATCTTCTCCGACTGACATTATTATTATCGACGGCTATCCAAGAAGTGTAGAGCAGATGCTTGCACTTGATACCTACCTGCAAAAGCATAAAGATATTGAACTTTCCAGTGTTATTGAGGTAGAGGTAAGCGAGGAGACAGCCAGGCAAAGAGTGCTTGGACGCGCCAGAGGTGAAGATGATAACAACGAAGTCTTTAACAACCGTATGAAAATCTATATGGAACCTTTAGGGCAGATTAAAGATTTTTATACGCAAAAAGGCATTTTAAAAGTCATTTCCGGTGAGCGAAGTATTGAAGAGATAGTTCACGAAATGGAAAGCTTTATTCAATCAAAAATCTAAAGGCCTCAACGGTGCAAAAATTCATTTTAAAACTTTTCCCCGAAATTATGATCAAAGGACCCTCTGCAAAACGCCAGATGGTCGGTCAACTCTACAACAACCTGCTCACAATTTTACAGCGTATAGACACAAAAATCGAAGTCAAAAAATTCTCTGACAAAATGGAAGTTTTAACCCCCGAAGATGTTTTGCCCGAGGTAAGACAAAAACTTTTGGATACTCCCGGCATTGAGCAGATTCTTGAAGTGCTGCAGTTTGACGACATGGATACTATTGAGAAAATCAAAACAAAAGTATGCGAACTTGTTGCCGATTCGTTGAATGACAAGACATTTGTTGTCAGAGTAAAACGAACCGGAAAACATACTTTCAGTTCCATAGATATAGAAAGAACAGTAGGCGGGCATCTTTTGGCAAACTCAAATGCAAAAAGTGTTTCTTTAAAACATCCCGATGTGATTATACAAATGGAACTCATCCAAAATCAGCTCAATCTCATTACCACAAAGTACAAAGGACTCAGCGGATTTCCTATTGGCACACAGGGCGATATTCTCTCTTTGATGTCCGGTGGTTTTGACTCTACTGTGGCTTCGTATCTGACAATGAAACGGGGCATAAAAACACATTTTATTTTCTTCAATCTTGGCGGTATGGCGCATGAAATAGGTGTGAAACAGGTTGCACTCTATCTTTGGAACAAATTCGGATCTTCTCACAAGGTCAAATTTGTCTCCGTTGCCTTTGATGATGTGCTTACAGAAATTTTCAGAGCAACACCGCCGACATACATGGGTGTTATGCTCAAACGTTTAATGCTTAGAGCATCCGAACAGGTAGCCGATGCTATGGAGATTGATGCCCTTGTGACCGGTGAGAGTGTTGCGCAGGTATCAAGTCAGACACTTCGTAACCTTGCGCTCATAGACCAGGTAACGAACAAGCTTATTTTGCGTCCTCTCGCAACAATGAACAAGCCCGAAATTATGAACATAGCCAATGAAATCGGCACACGCCATTTTGCTGAAAGTATGCCCGAATACTGTGGTGTTATTTCTCAAAATCCAATTACGCACGGTTCTTTCAAGCGTATGGAAAAAGTGGCAGAAAAATTTAACTATGATATACTTGATGCAGCAGTGCAAAATGCACAATATTTAAGTATTGATGAAATAATAGATGACATTACAAATCTGGCACCTGTTGAAGTTGTTCATACTTTGAAAAACGGTGATTTTACGGTGATAGATATTCGTCCGGAAGAAGAGTGTATTGCGCTTACATGTAACACGCTCAAGATACCTTTTCACAAACTAAAAACAGAGTTTGACAAGCTTCCACAGGACAAAGAGTATCTTCTGTACTGTGACAAAGGCATCATGAGCCAATTGCATGCACAGTACTTGCGGGATGCCAAAGGCTGTGAAAATATCCGGGTCTACCGACCCGAATCATAGCAGACGGTTATTCACCGAGTTGTGAAACAATCGCTTTTTCAACATCTGCAATATCAGCAGTGCCGTCAACTCTGATATATTTGATATTCGGATTTTTTTCAGCCTGTGCTTTGTAGTAGTCTATGAGCGGTTCTGTCTGCTCATGGTAGACTTTCAGTCTGTCCTGTACCACTTCTTCTTTGTCATCATCACGCTGTACCAAATCTTCACCCGTTTCATCATCCTTGCCTTCTACTTTTGGCGGATTGTAAACAACATGATAGGTTCTCCCACTTGCCAGATGCGCGCGTCTTCCTGACATACGTTTGACTATCTCTTCATCCGGTACATCTATCTCTATTACGGCATCAATCGCAATTCCTGCATTAGTTACTGCATCAGCCTGAGGCAGTGTACGAGGAAACCCGTCTAAAAGATAGCCGTTTTTACAGTCATCCTGCGCAATTCTGTCTTTGACAAGTCCTATAATAATCTCATCTGTCACGAGCTGTCCCGCATCCATAGCCGCTTTTGCCATTTTTCCCATCTCAGTTCCCGCTTTGATTGCGGCACGAAGCATATCGCCTGTAGAAATCTGCGGGATATTGTACTTCTTGGTTAAAAACTGCGCCTGTGTCCCTTTTCCTGCACCCGGAGCGCCTAAAAGAATTATTCTCATTTATTTTCCTCCTCTTCTTTAAATCCAAAATCTTCTTCATCTTCACACTCTTGAGCAGCCAATATGTCCGCTACAAGCTCTTTTGCCTCTTCTTCTTCCATATCACCGTTTTTAATGTCTTCTATAACATCTTCGAGGTCAGATTTGAATTCACGGAGTTCTTCTATTTCCTCTTTGGCATCCTGTGTTGCCTCTTTGTTTCCGGCTATCTCTTCAAAAATCTCATCGAGTCTTTCTGTAATATCGGGAATAACACTTTTCGTCAGCAGTTCTTCTAATTTTTCTATATGTGACATTTTCTGTCCTTATGAATTGTTTATGAAATAATACTATAATTATGTAAAAAAGTAATGCTATGAACTTTTATGCAGTTATTATTGGAACAGAAATTCTTAACGGAAGACGCGTTGACAAACATTTTGAATTTTTAAAGAATGAA is a window from the Sulfurimonas hydrogeniphila genome containing:
- a CDS encoding NAD(+)/NADH kinase; this encodes MKTNTIKKIGVVLRPSTPELKESYFKLEKIFNKHNIEVIIDSISGGMIGVMGMEFEYLCENSDILVTLGGDGTLISTVRRSFRYDVPIFGIYAGSLGFLADINLNELEEFVANLVAGNYRVDERSILEAQFIQNNKEVVLYAFNDIVITRASVSNMIHVETLVDSKAFNTYYGDGVIVATPTGSTAYNLSAGGPVLFPLTNVFALTPICPHSLTQRPVVLPGKFSIEMKTPKDKALLIIDGQDKHELEIGQSIHIKLAKKRVKLIHRDEFNYFDVLKEKLHWGD
- the aspS gene encoding aspartate--tRNA ligase produces the protein MRTHYCTDLNETNVGEDVVLTGWANNYRDHGGIIFIDLRDKTGLIQLTCDPEDSKEAHKVANNVRDEYVLIVKGTVRLRGEGLTNPRLKTGAIEIIVKELIIENKSAPTPFVIGDKNVGEETRLKYRYLELRDPDMYEVFRLRSKAAIAARNILDKNGFLEVETPILTKSTPEGARDYLVPSRVHNGEFYALPQSPQLFKQLLMVGGFDRYFQIAKCFRDEDLRADRQPEFTQIDVEMSFCNQEDVMKIAEDLLVAMFDACGVEIKPPFNRITYKDAMELYGSDKPDLRYDLKMVDVIDIFERCDNEIFTNIAKKPHVNRIKALKVPGADLIFSKREMKSFEEYVRKFGAHGLGYFQMKEDGLKGPLTKFFSEEDIALIIERTELEVGDVVFFGAGDKKTVWDYMGRFRNFIAEHEKMNLIDENAFEFVWVVDFPMFEVEDGRVKALHHPFTMPKDTDKDDVEEIESIAYDIVLNGTELGGGSIRIHKEEIQEEVFKLLGIEEEEAQEKFGFLLDALKFGAPPHGGFALGFDRLIMLLTKKTSIRDVIAFPKTQKASCLLTKAPSPVDNAQLRDLHIRLREQTKA
- a CDS encoding adenylate kinase; protein product: MSHTKKLFLIIGAPGSGKTTDAELIAQHNPDITHYSTGDMLRAEVASESERGKEIHRYISKGEIVPINIVIETIINAIKSSPTDIIIIDGYPRSVEQMLALDTYLQKHKDIELSSVIEVEVSEETARQRVLGRARGEDDNNEVFNNRMKIYMEPLGQIKDFYTQKGILKVISGERSIEEIVHEMESFIQSKI
- the thiI gene encoding tRNA uracil 4-sulfurtransferase ThiI — its product is MIKGPSAKRQMVGQLYNNLLTILQRIDTKIEVKKFSDKMEVLTPEDVLPEVRQKLLDTPGIEQILEVLQFDDMDTIEKIKTKVCELVADSLNDKTFVVRVKRTGKHTFSSIDIERTVGGHLLANSNAKSVSLKHPDVIIQMELIQNQLNLITTKYKGLSGFPIGTQGDILSLMSGGFDSTVASYLTMKRGIKTHFIFFNLGGMAHEIGVKQVALYLWNKFGSSHKVKFVSVAFDDVLTEIFRATPPTYMGVMLKRLMLRASEQVADAMEIDALVTGESVAQVSSQTLRNLALIDQVTNKLILRPLATMNKPEIMNIANEIGTRHFAESMPEYCGVISQNPITHGSFKRMEKVAEKFNYDILDAAVQNAQYLSIDEIIDDITNLAPVEVVHTLKNGDFTVIDIRPEEECIALTCNTLKIPFHKLKTEFDKLPQDKEYLLYCDKGIMSQLHAQYLRDAKGCENIRVYRPES
- the adk gene encoding adenylate kinase, with amino-acid sequence MRIILLGAPGAGKGTQAQFLTKKYNIPQISTGDMLRAAIKAGTEMGKMAKAAMDAGQLVTDEIIIGLVKDRIAQDDCKNGYLLDGFPRTLPQADAVTNAGIAIDAVIEIDVPDEEIVKRMSGRRAHLASGRTYHVVYNPPKVEGKDDETGEDLVQRDDDKEEVVQDRLKVYHEQTEPLIDYYKAQAEKNPNIKYIRVDGTADIADVEKAIVSQLGE